One Erythrobacter aureus DNA segment encodes these proteins:
- a CDS encoding protein-disulfide reductase DsbD family protein yields MIDARILERIAALVMLVALVLIAPASAQQEVRGPGSERMPVEIVAEGAPQPGETWMVALHFMPSTPEWHGYWSNPGDAGLGMELDWDLPEGWEAGEPLYPLPKRLVIGGLMNHVYEGDYAVLVPIGVPESAAVANVAPIAVMANYLACTDKICVPQQARLTLDPAQAGADPRFGAWRAAIVPQLDSSAQFEFTPTHLRVGIPIPTETALGDLHFFLGTPELGEGDRPDYTGVQTFISEGNLLVAEMAIERLAVPDNVEFAAEPRPETITGILDLGSGRGVRFTAVPGDVPLEGVKPIRGGGAEPVLWQLLIAALAGGLLLNIMPCVFPILSLKALSLAKAGGDERAARRDALAYTAGVVLACAALGAAILLLRSAGEQVGWAFQLQEPVVVVGLFLLALAITVNFLGLFEVPGMAVSGGAPSRGGSFSTGLLAAFVATPCTGPFMAIALGAALVIRPIHGLLVFVALGVGLALPFLLVGFVPAIRRYLPKPGAWMDSFRRWMALPMGLTALALAWLVWRIGGWDYLGPVLVLAVLALTGLALIGLFQRRARSGALVVFASLVAVLGIGVTLLPKPEAQAASAESLLDPIDYSEAALAEARASGRPVFIWFTADWCVTCKVNESVAIEREATRKAFEEAGVIAMRGDWTQPDEEISRMLTRQGAAGVPLYLWYEPGGEAEQLPQVLTPDLLVQKAQDSARRR; encoded by the coding sequence GTGATCGACGCAAGGATATTGGAGCGGATCGCCGCGCTGGTGATGCTGGTCGCACTGGTCCTGATCGCGCCCGCCAGCGCGCAGCAGGAGGTGCGTGGGCCGGGCAGCGAACGCATGCCCGTGGAAATCGTGGCCGAGGGCGCGCCGCAACCCGGCGAGACGTGGATGGTCGCGCTGCATTTCATGCCTTCGACGCCCGAATGGCACGGCTACTGGTCGAATCCCGGCGATGCGGGGCTGGGCATGGAACTGGACTGGGACCTGCCCGAGGGATGGGAGGCGGGCGAACCGCTCTATCCGCTGCCCAAGCGGCTGGTGATAGGCGGGTTGATGAATCATGTTTACGAGGGCGACTATGCAGTCCTCGTGCCGATTGGCGTTCCGGAAAGCGCGGCGGTCGCCAATGTGGCGCCCATCGCCGTCATGGCAAACTATCTGGCCTGCACAGACAAGATCTGCGTTCCGCAGCAGGCACGTCTGACGCTCGATCCCGCACAGGCTGGTGCCGACCCTCGTTTCGGTGCGTGGCGCGCGGCCATCGTCCCGCAGCTCGACAGCAGCGCGCAATTCGAATTCACACCTACGCATCTGCGCGTCGGCATTCCGATCCCTACCGAAACCGCGCTCGGTGATCTTCACTTCTTCCTCGGTACGCCCGAACTGGGGGAAGGCGACAGGCCCGATTACACCGGCGTGCAGACCTTCATCAGCGAAGGCAATCTGCTGGTGGCCGAAATGGCGATCGAGCGGCTCGCGGTGCCGGACAATGTCGAGTTCGCGGCCGAGCCGCGCCCCGAGACGATCACCGGCATCCTCGATCTCGGCAGCGGCCGCGGCGTGCGCTTTACCGCTGTGCCAGGAGACGTGCCGCTCGAAGGGGTGAAGCCGATCCGTGGTGGTGGGGCGGAGCCGGTCCTGTGGCAATTGCTTATCGCCGCGCTGGCGGGTGGATTGCTGCTCAACATCATGCCCTGCGTCTTCCCGATCCTCAGCCTCAAGGCGCTGTCGCTGGCCAAGGCGGGCGGGGACGAGCGCGCGGCGCGGCGCGATGCGCTGGCCTATACGGCGGGCGTTGTGCTGGCTTGCGCGGCGCTGGGGGCAGCCATCCTGCTCCTGCGATCGGCGGGCGAGCAGGTCGGGTGGGCCTTTCAGTTGCAGGAGCCGGTCGTCGTGGTCGGCCTTTTCCTGCTGGCACTGGCGATCACGGTCAATTTCCTCGGGCTGTTCGAAGTGCCCGGCATGGCCGTTTCGGGCGGCGCGCCCTCGCGAGGGGGTTCTTTCTCGACGGGCCTTCTCGCGGCCTTCGTGGCGACACCATGTACCGGCCCGTTCATGGCCATTGCGCTGGGTGCGGCGCTGGTCATCAGGCCGATTCACGGGCTCCTCGTCTTCGTCGCCTTGGGTGTAGGCCTCGCGCTACCCTTCCTGCTGGTCGGCTTCGTCCCGGCGATTCGTCGGTACCTGCCCAAACCGGGCGCCTGGATGGATAGCTTCCGGCGCTGGATGGCGCTGCCGATGGGGCTGACCGCGCTGGCGCTTGCCTGGCTCGTCTGGCGCATCGGCGGATGGGACTATCTCGGTCCGGTGCTTGTTCTGGCCGTGCTCGCGCTTACGGGGCTTGCGCTTATCGGCCTGTTCCAGCGTCGGGCGCGATCTGGTGCGCTGGTGGTTTTCGCCAGCCTCGTTGCGGTGCTTGGGATCGGGGTCACTCTGCTCCCAAAGCCAGAGGCGCAAGCCGCGTCAGCCGAAAGCCTGCTCGATCCCATCGACTACAGCGAGGCCGCGCTAGCCGAGGCGCGTGCCTCGGGTCGTCCGGTGTTCATATGGTTCACTGCCGACTGGTGCGTCACCTGCAAGGTCAACGAGAGCGTCGCGATCGAACGCGAGGCCACGCGCAAGGCTTTCGAGGAAGCGGGCGTCATCGCCATGCGCGGCGACTGGACGCAGCCCGATGAAGAAATCAGCCGCATGCTGACCCGCCAGGGCGCGGCCGGTGTGCCGCTCTATCTGTGGTATGAACCGGGCGGTGAGGCCGAGCAATTGCCGCAAGTGCTTACGCCGGACCTTCTGGTGCAGAAGGCGCAGGATTCGGCTCGTCGTCGCTAG
- a CDS encoding FAD-dependent monooxygenase encodes MTDKRDLLILGGGLVGMTLALAAAKKGLSSHLVDRADPASLTAEGFDGRASAISTASWRLFRHIGLEDALEPYGCDIAAIAVLDQMKAGRLDFRPEPHEGTLGRMFANRQLRLALHEAAAKEPLIEWHAPVEVVARERGEFGVSATLGDGRVLEAALMIGAEGRGSPSREEAGLKMANWDYSHRAMIVGLNHSKPHENVAWEIFYPDGPFALLPMLDGPDGQNRSALVWTVDEKDASGVLKLSDRAFLAEVYKRMGDLLGELTINSARSSYPLSFQHTAKIVEHRLALVGDSAHGMHPIAGQGLNLGLRDVGALVEVLDEAVRLGLDLGDAQVLKKYEEWRALDSLMVMGATDSLTRIFGIPGKAASAARRLGMAGIQRSGWLKRFFMDEARGISGELPELLKA; translated from the coding sequence ATGACAGACAAGCGAGACCTGCTGATCCTGGGCGGCGGCCTGGTGGGCATGACACTGGCGCTGGCGGCGGCGAAAAAGGGGCTTTCGAGCCACCTCGTCGACCGCGCCGATCCGGCAAGCCTGACGGCGGAGGGCTTCGACGGCCGCGCCTCGGCGATCTCGACGGCAAGCTGGCGCCTGTTCCGCCATATCGGCCTCGAAGACGCGCTGGAACCATATGGCTGCGATATCGCCGCCATCGCCGTGCTCGACCAGATGAAGGCGGGTCGGCTCGATTTCCGCCCCGAGCCGCATGAGGGCACACTCGGCCGCATGTTCGCCAATCGCCAGCTGCGCTTGGCGCTGCACGAGGCGGCGGCGAAGGAGCCGCTGATCGAGTGGCATGCGCCGGTCGAGGTCGTAGCGCGCGAGCGCGGCGAGTTCGGTGTATCGGCGACGCTAGGTGACGGGCGTGTGCTCGAAGCCGCATTGATGATCGGCGCGGAAGGGCGCGGATCGCCTAGTCGCGAGGAAGCGGGCCTGAAAATGGCGAACTGGGATTACAGCCACCGCGCCATGATCGTCGGGCTCAACCACTCAAAGCCGCATGAGAACGTGGCGTGGGAAATCTTCTATCCCGACGGGCCTTTCGCACTGCTGCCCATGCTCGACGGCCCCGACGGCCAGAATCGCAGCGCACTGGTTTGGACGGTCGACGAAAAGGACGCGTCAGGCGTCCTGAAGCTCTCCGACCGCGCCTTCCTCGCCGAGGTTTACAAGCGCATGGGCGATCTGCTCGGTGAGCTCACAATCAACAGCGCGCGCTCGTCCTATCCGCTGAGTTTCCAGCACACGGCGAAGATCGTCGAGCATCGCCTCGCGCTGGTCGGCGACAGCGCGCATGGCATGCACCCGATCGCGGGTCAGGGCCTCAATCTCGGCCTGCGCGATGTCGGCGCGCTGGTAGAAGTGCTCGACGAAGCGGTCCGGCTGGGTCTCGACCTCGGCGATGCGCAAGTCCTGAAAAAGTACGAAGAGTGGCGCGCGCTCGATTCGCTCATGGTGATGGGCGCGACAGACAGCCTGACCCGGATATTCGGCATTCCAGGCAAGGCGGCAAGCGCCGCGCGCCGCCTCGGCATGGCGGGGATTCAGCGTAGCGGGTGGCTCAAACGCTTTTTCATGGATGAAGCACGCGGCATATCCGGAGAACTGCCCGAATTGCTGAAAGCCTAA
- a CDS encoding uroporphyrinogen-III synthase, translating to MKPLFLFRPEPGWSVSAQTARDMGLDVHGAPLFTIEPVEWTVPSPDDFDGILVGSANAFRHGGKHLEKLTRLPVHAVGEATADAARIAGFLVGLTGRGGLQGLVDELGNRKLQLLRLAGQDRVALRPPDGIEVETRVLYRAVAEDLSQESAELLRDGGVAVLHSGAAAARLRDEFDRLDLNSAVVDLAVIGPRVAEMAGEGWRSIHIADAPGDSELLALARALCQTEDQ from the coding sequence ATGAAGCCGCTCTTCCTATTCCGACCCGAACCGGGTTGGTCGGTCAGCGCGCAAACGGCGCGCGACATGGGACTCGACGTGCATGGCGCGCCGCTCTTTACGATCGAGCCGGTAGAGTGGACCGTTCCGTCCCCGGATGATTTCGACGGCATTCTTGTCGGCAGCGCAAATGCCTTCCGGCATGGCGGCAAGCACTTGGAAAAACTGACCCGGCTGCCCGTCCATGCGGTTGGCGAAGCCACTGCCGATGCCGCGCGCATTGCCGGGTTCCTGGTCGGGCTAACCGGTCGGGGAGGGCTACAAGGACTTGTCGACGAACTCGGTAATCGGAAGCTCCAGCTCTTGCGCCTTGCAGGCCAGGATAGGGTGGCGCTGCGTCCGCCCGATGGCATTGAGGTCGAAACCCGGGTACTCTATCGGGCGGTGGCGGAAGACCTGTCGCAAGAGAGCGCCGAGCTGCTGCGCGATGGCGGCGTGGCGGTATTGCATTCGGGTGCGGCCGCTGCGCGGCTGCGTGACGAATTCGATCGCCTGGACCTGAACAGCGCGGTTGTCGATCTCGCCGTCATTGGCCCTCGCGTTGCCGAAATGGCGGGAGAGGGTTGGCGATCCATCCACATCGCCGATGCACCCGGAGACAGCGAGCTACTGGCCTTGGCGAGAGCTTTGTGCCAGACCGAGGACCAATGA
- the hemC gene encoding hydroxymethylbilane synthase, which translates to MPDQPLIRLGTRRSPLAMAQALEARARLCAAHDWDESAVELVPVVASGDKIQDRPLAEIGGKALWTRELDHWLLEGRIDAAVHSMKDVETIRPEAIAIGAILPRADKADRLLGAASIADIPAGARVGTSAPRRAAQLLNLRPDLNVVGIRGNVATRMAKLAAGAVDATFLAAAGLDRLGADEEGVRLDPEAWLPAPAQAAIGLECRSNDARMCDLLGPVDHPGSHAEIRAERRLLEGLGGSCSSPIAALSHRIGERMSLNAAIFSPDGKVRIAGNTEFAIGDENAPFDLAKSLLDGAPPEVAEHFGYSV; encoded by the coding sequence ATGCCTGACCAGCCCCTTATCCGCCTCGGAACCCGCCGTTCTCCGCTTGCCATGGCACAAGCCCTCGAAGCGCGTGCGCGCCTTTGCGCAGCGCATGATTGGGACGAATCGGCCGTGGAACTAGTCCCCGTCGTGGCCAGCGGCGACAAGATACAGGACCGTCCGCTGGCCGAAATCGGCGGCAAGGCGCTGTGGACACGCGAACTCGATCACTGGCTGCTCGAGGGGCGCATCGATGCAGCGGTGCATTCGATGAAGGATGTCGAGACGATCCGGCCCGAGGCCATCGCCATTGGGGCCATCCTGCCGCGCGCGGACAAGGCCGACCGTCTGCTGGGTGCGGCGTCCATCGCCGACATTCCCGCAGGCGCGCGAGTGGGAACCAGCGCGCCGCGCCGCGCCGCACAACTGCTAAACCTGCGGCCGGATCTTAACGTGGTCGGCATTCGCGGCAATGTTGCCACCCGAATGGCGAAGCTTGCAGCGGGCGCGGTGGATGCAACCTTCCTCGCCGCGGCGGGTCTGGACCGGTTGGGCGCGGACGAGGAAGGGGTGCGGCTCGACCCCGAAGCATGGCTGCCGGCGCCTGCGCAGGCCGCGATTGGTCTCGAATGTCGCAGCAACGATGCGCGCATGTGCGATCTTCTCGGCCCGGTCGATCATCCCGGAAGCCATGCGGAAATTCGTGCGGAACGCCGTCTGTTGGAGGGGTTGGGCGGATCGTGCAGCAGTCCGATCGCCGCTTTGTCGCATCGTATCGGCGAGCGCATGTCCTTGAACGCGGCCATCTTCAGCCCCGATGGCAAGGTGCGGATCGCCGGCAATACCGAATTTGCAATCGGCGACGAGAACGCCCCGTTCGATTTGGCGAAATCGCTGCTTGATGGAGCGCCGCCTGAAGTGGCCGAACATTTCGGCTATTCGGTATGA
- the tsaD gene encoding tRNA (adenosine(37)-N6)-threonylcarbamoyltransferase complex transferase subunit TsaD, whose amino-acid sequence MALVLGIESSCDETAVALVDSQRRIVAQRIASQDAEHAPFGGVVPEIAARAHAERLAPMIEGVLADAGIALADCDAIAATAGPGLIGGVMVGLVSAKALAMATDTPLIAINHLEGHALSPRLADETIEFPYALLLVSGGHCQILRIDGVGQYRRLATTIDDALGEAFDKTAKILGFGFPGGPAVERKALVGNAAAVPLPRPMVGSGEPHFSFAGLKSAVLRAHESRQYAVADIAASFQQAAVDCVTDRLRIALAGMEDVDTLVVAGGVAANTVVRNALEQLAANRAMRFAAPPPKLCTDNAAMIAWAGIERLGQNDPLDIAARPRWPLDPDAEPVRGAGVKA is encoded by the coding sequence ATGGCACTGGTTCTCGGCATCGAAAGCTCCTGCGACGAAACTGCGGTCGCACTGGTCGACAGCCAGCGGCGCATCGTCGCGCAGCGCATCGCCTCGCAGGATGCGGAACACGCGCCCTTTGGCGGCGTCGTGCCCGAGATTGCCGCTCGCGCGCATGCCGAACGGCTGGCTCCGATGATCGAGGGTGTGCTGGCCGATGCGGGCATCGCCTTGGCCGACTGCGATGCGATTGCAGCAACCGCCGGACCGGGCCTGATCGGCGGGGTCATGGTCGGGCTGGTTAGCGCAAAAGCGCTGGCCATGGCCACCGACACGCCGCTGATCGCAATCAACCACCTCGAAGGCCATGCGCTGAGCCCGCGCCTCGCCGACGAGACGATCGAATTCCCCTATGCATTGCTGCTGGTTTCGGGCGGGCACTGCCAGATCCTACGCATCGACGGCGTTGGCCAATACCGCCGCCTGGCCACCACGATCGACGATGCGCTGGGCGAGGCGTTCGACAAAACCGCCAAGATCCTCGGTTTCGGCTTTCCGGGCGGTCCGGCAGTCGAACGCAAGGCGCTGGTAGGCAACGCTGCTGCAGTGCCCCTGCCCCGCCCGATGGTCGGCAGCGGCGAGCCGCATTTCTCCTTCGCCGGGCTCAAGAGCGCGGTCCTGCGCGCGCATGAGAGCCGCCAGTACGCGGTCGCCGATATTGCGGCGAGTTTCCAGCAGGCGGCGGTCGATTGCGTAACCGACCGGTTGCGGATCGCACTCGCAGGCATGGAAGATGTCGATACACTTGTGGTTGCGGGCGGCGTTGCGGCCAACACGGTGGTGCGCAACGCGCTCGAACAGCTCGCCGCCAACCGCGCGATGCGGTTTGCCGCGCCGCCGCCCAAACTGTGTACCGACAATGCAGCGATGATCGCCTGGGCGGGGATCGAACGGCTCGGCCAGAACGACCCGCTCGACATTGCGGCACGCCCGCGCTGGCCGCTCGATCCCGACGCTGAACCGGTGCGTGGAGCGGGAGTGAAAGCATGA
- a CDS encoding NAD(P)H-dependent glycerol-3-phosphate dehydrogenase, producing MSTVGVLGAGAWGTALAQMLASDGRDVLIWAREKELVEEINSAHSNSLFLPSAALADTVRATGNLADMARLDTLLVVTPAQHMGSVLADMPAHPRDLVLCSKGIEAGTGRLMNHAAKSAAPDSAIAVLSGPTFAHEVAAGLPTAVTLACGDGEAQWERLAPVIARPAFRPYYSDDVTGAEIGGSVKNVLAIACGVVDGLGLGQNARAALIARGYAEMLRFGEALGARAETLAGLCGLGDLVLTCSSTSSRNFSLGKALGEGQRAEDLMTDRRTVAEGAHTAPVLVELAARHAVAMPIVTAVYGLLKGDAPREVVSGLLSRPLRAEQGSAE from the coding sequence ATGAGCACGGTCGGCGTTCTAGGAGCTGGTGCCTGGGGCACGGCGCTGGCGCAAATGCTCGCCAGCGACGGACGCGATGTACTGATCTGGGCGCGCGAGAAGGAGCTTGTCGAGGAGATCAATTCCGCGCACAGCAATTCGCTCTTCCTGCCCTCTGCCGCGCTCGCCGATACGGTACGGGCGACCGGTAACCTCGCCGATATGGCGCGACTCGACACGCTGCTGGTGGTGACGCCAGCGCAGCATATGGGCAGCGTCCTGGCCGATATGCCTGCGCATCCGCGCGACCTGGTCCTATGTTCGAAAGGGATCGAGGCGGGCACCGGGCGGCTGATGAACCATGCCGCGAAATCCGCAGCACCGGATAGCGCGATTGCGGTGCTCTCCGGCCCGACCTTCGCGCATGAGGTGGCGGCTGGCCTGCCCACTGCGGTTACACTCGCTTGCGGGGACGGCGAAGCGCAATGGGAGCGCCTTGCGCCGGTCATCGCCCGCCCGGCCTTCCGGCCCTATTATTCGGACGATGTGACCGGCGCGGAAATCGGTGGATCGGTCAAGAACGTGCTCGCCATCGCCTGCGGCGTGGTCGACGGCCTCGGACTCGGACAGAACGCGCGCGCAGCGCTGATCGCACGCGGCTATGCCGAAATGCTACGCTTCGGTGAGGCACTGGGTGCGCGGGCGGAGACGCTGGCGGGCCTGTGCGGCCTCGGCGATCTCGTGCTCACCTGCTCCTCGACTTCGAGCCGCAATTTCTCGCTCGGCAAGGCATTGGGTGAAGGTCAGCGGGCCGAAGACCTCATGACAGACCGCCGCACCGTGGCCGAAGGCGCGCATACCGCGCCCGTGCTGGTCGAACTGGCCGCGCGCCATGCTGTCGCCATGCCGATCGTTACGGCGGTTTACGGCCTGCTCAAAGGCGATGCCCCGCGCGAGGTCGTATCCGGCCTCCTGTCGCGCCCGCTGCGCGCCGAACAGGGCAGCGCCGAGTGA
- a CDS encoding lipopolysaccharide biosynthesis protein codes for MTAEKPDEDLSALAKGGRQNFFGFILRLVARLPFLFIAGRLYGPDALGRFASALVVVELVALVCAMGEKRGLAQRLSDGEESHPANLVYDGMFLALLFSSLAALFFWFVPAPLFPSGEFTELDRFIVLAIPGYALTEIVLAAQAYRYDIATTVRARAVVEPWTISIMAGVFFFIPGISDSGLAMAYLASIYAGLATGLWSFFRSYGPPKAWRLHPVYMGKMTVRALPLATADAIEWGTRRVDIFILGLFAAPAAVGVYYIAQQVASLPQKLKTSFEPILGPVITKNLKTKNYEAIAKQICQVGFWIVAMQAGIALALGVPGEAVMGLVGPEFVGGTGALAFLLIAEVVAATAVVSEAVLVYVARVRNLWISIGTIALQAVLTVVLIEAMVRGGYGEPYKAAAAAIALMLALGTASLVKALMLSKFLGHTINTFRWPLVWAVPPAVLVGWLATRLPEWAELILGVPAILAVYGYIIWTRGFGPEDRVLFRRNLDKDEPTRK; via the coding sequence GTGACAGCGGAAAAACCGGACGAAGACCTTTCCGCCCTCGCCAAGGGCGGGCGGCAGAATTTCTTCGGCTTCATCCTCCGCCTCGTCGCACGCCTGCCGTTCCTATTCATCGCGGGACGTCTTTACGGACCGGACGCTTTGGGGCGTTTCGCCTCTGCATTGGTGGTGGTCGAACTGGTCGCACTGGTCTGTGCGATGGGCGAAAAGCGCGGCCTGGCGCAGCGCCTTTCCGATGGGGAAGAGAGCCATCCGGCCAATCTCGTTTATGATGGCATGTTCCTCGCGCTGCTGTTCTCCTCGCTGGCAGCGCTGTTTTTCTGGTTCGTCCCCGCCCCGCTATTCCCGAGCGGCGAATTCACCGAACTGGACCGTTTCATCGTGCTGGCAATACCGGGCTATGCGCTGACCGAGATTGTCCTCGCCGCGCAGGCCTATCGCTACGATATCGCGACGACGGTGCGCGCGCGAGCGGTGGTCGAACCCTGGACCATCTCGATCATGGCCGGGGTGTTCTTCTTCATACCCGGCATCAGCGATTCCGGGCTCGCTATGGCTTATCTCGCCTCGATCTATGCTGGGCTGGCGACCGGGCTGTGGTCCTTCTTCCGCAGCTATGGTCCGCCCAAGGCATGGCGCCTCCACCCCGTCTACATGGGCAAGATGACCGTGCGCGCCTTACCGCTGGCCACGGCCGATGCGATCGAATGGGGCACACGGCGCGTCGATATCTTCATCCTCGGCCTGTTTGCCGCGCCGGCCGCTGTGGGCGTCTACTACATCGCCCAGCAGGTCGCGAGCCTGCCACAGAAGCTCAAGACCAGCTTCGAGCCGATCCTCGGCCCCGTCATCACCAAGAACCTCAAGACCAAGAATTACGAGGCAATCGCCAAGCAGATCTGCCAGGTCGGTTTCTGGATCGTCGCGATGCAGGCGGGGATTGCGCTCGCGCTCGGCGTGCCGGGCGAGGCGGTCATGGGCCTTGTCGGGCCGGAATTCGTCGGCGGCACCGGTGCGCTCGCCTTCCTGCTTATTGCGGAGGTCGTCGCGGCGACGGCGGTCGTGTCCGAAGCCGTGCTCGTCTATGTCGCGCGGGTGCGTAATCTATGGATATCGATCGGCACAATCGCGCTCCAGGCAGTGCTGACCGTGGTCCTGATCGAAGCAATGGTACGCGGCGGCTACGGCGAACCCTACAAGGCAGCGGCGGCGGCGATCGCGCTGATGCTGGCGCTCGGCACAGCCAGCCTCGTGAAAGCCCTCATGCTTTCGAAGTTCCTCGGCCACACGATCAACACCTTCCGCTGGCCACTGGTCTGGGCGGTGCCCCCGGCAGTGCTGGTCGGCTGGCTGGCAACCCGATTGCCCGAATGGGCTGAGCTGATCTTGGGCGTTCCGGCGATCCTGGCCGTCTATGGCTACATTATCTGGACACGCGGCTTCGGGCCGGAGGATCGGGTGCTGTTCCGCCGTAATCTCGACAAGGACGAACCGACCCGGAAATGA